A single window of uncultured Pseudodesulfovibrio sp. DNA harbors:
- a CDS encoding sigma-54 dependent transcriptional regulator: MSDHIKILAVDDSANTLEVLKRNLQSGGYEVYTCQAVAEALPLLEELDIDLVITDFRMPQATGLDLIKHVRDNHQHTEIMMITGYPSIPGAVKAIKDGAGEYLAKPFTADELLTAVQRIVDRLLRRRILSTGDTPPDNFGIIGDSPEMKRVFRRIEQAAKSDANVLISGNSGTGKELVARAVHYNSDRRSAPFVPVNCTAIPEGLVESELFGHVKGAFTGAKNGRAGFFEIAHGGSIFLDEIGDASPNMQAKILRVIQSKEFCKVGSSKVLTADTRILAATHENLKQLVEEGSFREDLYYRINIVDIPVPTLRERGDDMLALINHFLNKFSKTMRRTAPVLSDEALNALRNHPWPGNVREMENLIHRLVVIVDRDVIEVADLPEDMRFSLPAGGRVDRSLDEVEAEHILNVLAMTGDNKTRAAEILGINRKTLREKLKRMDAKK, from the coding sequence ATGAGTGACCACATCAAAATTCTAGCCGTAGACGACAGTGCCAACACCCTTGAAGTCCTCAAGCGCAACCTTCAGTCCGGTGGGTATGAAGTCTATACATGTCAAGCCGTAGCCGAAGCCCTGCCCTTGCTTGAAGAACTGGACATCGACCTTGTCATCACAGACTTTCGCATGCCCCAGGCAACCGGTCTGGACCTCATCAAACACGTCCGTGACAATCACCAGCACACGGAAATCATGATGATCACAGGTTACCCCTCCATTCCCGGCGCAGTCAAAGCCATCAAGGACGGTGCCGGAGAATACCTTGCCAAACCTTTCACCGCAGATGAACTCCTTACTGCTGTGCAGCGCATTGTGGATCGACTGCTTAGACGTCGCATCCTGAGTACAGGCGACACGCCGCCAGACAATTTCGGAATCATCGGCGATTCCCCGGAAATGAAAAGGGTCTTCCGCCGCATAGAACAGGCCGCCAAAAGCGATGCCAACGTCCTCATTTCCGGCAATTCCGGCACAGGTAAAGAACTTGTGGCCCGCGCTGTTCATTACAACAGCGACCGGCGTTCCGCACCGTTCGTCCCAGTCAACTGTACTGCCATTCCGGAAGGTCTTGTAGAATCCGAACTCTTTGGGCATGTCAAGGGTGCCTTTACTGGTGCCAAAAATGGTCGGGCCGGTTTTTTTGAGATAGCGCACGGAGGTTCCATTTTTCTTGATGAAATAGGTGACGCCAGCCCAAACATGCAGGCCAAAATACTGCGGGTTATTCAATCAAAGGAATTCTGTAAAGTCGGCTCCAGCAAGGTGCTCACCGCAGACACCCGTATTCTGGCCGCTACCCATGAGAACCTCAAACAACTGGTAGAGGAAGGCAGCTTCCGTGAAGACCTCTATTATCGCATAAACATCGTGGATATCCCGGTTCCCACTTTGCGGGAACGCGGTGACGACATGCTCGCGCTCATCAACCATTTCCTGAACAAGTTTTCAAAGACCATGCGACGTACTGCGCCCGTCTTGAGCGACGAAGCCCTCAACGCCCTCCGCAACCATCCATGGCCCGGCAATGTCCGTGAAATGGAAAATCTCATCCACCGTCTGGTCGTCATTGTGGATCGAGACGTGATCGAAGTCGCAGATCTCCCGGAAGACATGCGGTTCAGTTTGCCAGCAGGCGGACGCGTTGACCGCTCTCTTGATGAAGTCGAAGCCGAGCACATTCTCAACGTGTTGGCCATGACCGGCGACAACAAGACCCGAGCCGCAGAAATCCTCGGAATCAACCGAAAGACCCTGCGCGAAAAGCTCAAACGAATGGACGCCAAAAAATAG
- a CDS encoding ATP-binding protein: MMNLHNYYETVMQLTHGIVVTLDIEGRIIHGNSELEFLSGFTMQELAGRDWFETFIPEEDRDAARHAITDSFQEHDISAFAGVISARDGDTVYVNWNLKPLTDSNGDIISLLCVGQDVTNLILREKGLLRERYSLIERNRELDCLYKISQIMTSMEPKLASMLEQVVHLLPHAFKDPARTHVRISLDGEIWKTVGVSEDIHSFAEPLLVNEEHRGMLTVSVDNNEEHPSPAILRHKKGFLVMVAKQVSILIGKKETRRAKQALESQLRQADRLAKIGQFSAGVAHEINEPLANILGFAQLALQTPELPEQATNDLGNIVDSSLHAREIIRKLMFFSRQFPPQKIAVNLNELVEQALHITSANAKRSHVEVRCEFDEALPHIMADPQHIKQVVVNLAANAIQAMPDGGTLTARTVDKGDVYLIVEDTGTGMEQDTLKQIFSPFYTTKDVDKGTGLGLSVVHGIVKAHNGFIQVNSTPNNGTQVEIAFPSQRNTTVYP; this comes from the coding sequence ATGATGAACCTCCACAATTACTACGAAACGGTCATGCAGCTCACCCACGGCATTGTGGTTACGTTGGATATTGAGGGGAGGATCATTCACGGCAACTCGGAGCTTGAATTTCTTTCCGGCTTTACCATGCAGGAGCTGGCCGGACGGGACTGGTTTGAAACCTTCATCCCGGAAGAGGATCGAGATGCTGCTCGACACGCCATCACTGACAGTTTTCAAGAGCACGACATATCCGCCTTTGCCGGAGTCATTTCAGCCAGAGACGGTGATACTGTTTACGTCAATTGGAACCTCAAACCTCTCACCGACTCAAATGGAGATATCATCAGCCTGCTCTGTGTGGGACAGGACGTCACGAACCTCATTCTACGCGAAAAAGGCCTGTTGCGAGAACGGTACTCTCTGATAGAACGCAACCGGGAACTCGACTGTCTCTATAAAATCAGCCAAATCATGACGAGCATGGAACCAAAACTCGCCTCCATGCTGGAACAGGTCGTCCATCTTCTGCCTCATGCTTTCAAGGACCCGGCAAGAACCCACGTCCGAATCAGTCTGGATGGCGAGATATGGAAAACAGTGGGAGTGTCGGAAGATATTCATTCCTTTGCGGAACCACTACTCGTCAACGAAGAACACCGTGGCATGTTGACCGTATCCGTGGATAACAACGAAGAGCACCCTTCCCCTGCCATACTCAGACACAAAAAGGGCTTTCTTGTCATGGTGGCAAAACAAGTCTCCATTCTCATAGGCAAAAAGGAAACCCGTCGAGCAAAACAAGCCCTTGAGAGCCAGCTCCGACAAGCTGACAGATTGGCAAAAATCGGCCAATTTTCTGCAGGTGTTGCTCATGAAATCAACGAACCGCTGGCAAACATTCTCGGATTTGCTCAATTGGCTCTCCAAACACCAGAGCTACCTGAACAAGCAACCAACGACCTCGGCAATATCGTGGACTCATCCCTTCATGCACGCGAAATCATTCGCAAACTCATGTTTTTCAGCCGTCAGTTCCCACCTCAAAAAATCGCTGTAAATCTCAACGAACTGGTGGAACAGGCTCTGCATATCACCTCAGCGAATGCCAAACGCTCCCACGTCGAAGTTCGGTGTGAATTTGACGAGGCCCTCCCCCACATCATGGCAGACCCTCAACACATCAAACAGGTCGTCGTCAATCTGGCAGCCAACGCCATTCAAGCTATGCCCGATGGTGGCACCCTGACTGCACGCACGGTGGATAAGGGCGATGTCTATCTCATAGTAGAAGACACTGGCACAGGGATGGAGCAGGACACACTCAAACAGATATTCAGCCCGTTCTACACCACCAAGGATGTAGATAAAGGAACCGGATTGGGACTGTCCGTGGTTCACGGAATCGTCAAGGCACATAATGGATTCATTCAAGTGAACTCCACCCCCAATAATGGTACGCAGGTAGAAATTGCCTTCCCCAGCCAACGCAACACAACGGTATACCCATGA
- a CDS encoding sulfite exporter TauE/SafE family protein, which produces MRFFSQWGKFMLAGAGAMAEWEIANAKSIVSSRKKLMIIGLMIIPIILGGIAFADDIGPLLPDLLGGKKAYSPAFYSLGIFLVSIAIGVGAGLITGCIGAGGGFIIAPALMSAGIKGILAVGTDLFHIFAKAIMGSVIHRKLGNVSVPLAAVFLIGAVLGATAGGVINRVLYEINPVLSDAFITTIYSIMLGFLGIYALTDFLRSRKADNGGGAHGGEEGVELGAMSKSLQDVKFPPMIKFDQDLIPGGRQISWVFLVLSGALVGLAAGIMGVGGGFLTFPIFVYVLGVSSMTTVGTDIFQIVFTAGFASVSQYAIYGFIFYTLAMGMLIGSLLGIQIGALVTKVVPGITIRGFYAMAVLAGFMNRIFALPGKLGEMGIIPISPGFGAILNDIGIWAFFIVIGGFSVWVIGTFLKNISSLKRKES; this is translated from the coding sequence ATGAGATTTTTCAGTCAGTGGGGGAAGTTCATGCTCGCCGGGGCTGGCGCCATGGCAGAGTGGGAAATCGCCAACGCCAAGTCCATCGTGAGCAGTCGAAAGAAACTCATGATTATTGGCTTGATGATCATTCCCATCATTCTTGGCGGCATTGCCTTTGCCGATGATATCGGACCGTTGTTGCCCGATCTACTCGGGGGAAAGAAAGCATACAGTCCGGCATTTTACAGTCTGGGTATTTTTCTGGTGTCCATTGCCATCGGCGTGGGGGCAGGCTTGATCACCGGATGTATCGGTGCGGGTGGCGGATTCATTATCGCCCCGGCACTCATGTCCGCAGGTATCAAGGGCATTTTGGCCGTCGGTACAGACCTTTTCCATATTTTTGCCAAGGCGATCATGGGCAGTGTCATTCACCGCAAACTGGGTAATGTATCTGTCCCGCTGGCTGCAGTGTTCCTCATAGGAGCTGTTCTCGGAGCCACGGCCGGCGGTGTCATAAACCGCGTATTGTATGAAATAAATCCGGTTTTAAGTGACGCGTTCATTACCACGATTTACTCCATCATGCTCGGTTTCCTCGGCATCTATGCCCTGACCGACTTCCTACGCTCCCGCAAGGCCGATAATGGCGGCGGCGCGCATGGCGGCGAAGAAGGTGTAGAGCTTGGTGCCATGTCCAAATCCCTTCAGGACGTCAAGTTCCCGCCCATGATTAAATTCGACCAAGACCTCATCCCTGGTGGTCGCCAGATTTCATGGGTCTTCCTGGTCCTGTCCGGCGCTCTCGTTGGCCTGGCCGCAGGTATCATGGGTGTTGGCGGCGGATTTCTGACCTTTCCGATCTTCGTCTATGTTCTGGGCGTATCGTCCATGACAACAGTCGGTACCGACATCTTCCAGATCGTATTCACTGCCGGTTTCGCATCGGTCAGCCAATACGCCATTTACGGTTTCATCTTCTACACCTTGGCCATGGGCATGCTCATCGGCTCCCTCCTCGGCATCCAGATCGGTGCTCTGGTCACCAAGGTCGTTCCCGGCATCACCATTCGCGGCTTTTACGCAATGGCAGTTCTGGCCGGTTTCATGAACCGTATTTTCGCCCTACCGGGCAAACTCGGAGAGATGGGCATCATTCCCATTTCACCTGGATTTGGAGCGATACTCAACGACATCGGTATCTGGGCGTTTTTCATCGTCATCGGTGGATTCTCCGTCTGGGTCATCGGAACGTTCCTCAAGAACATCTCGTCGCTCAAGAGAAAGGAGTCATAA
- a CDS encoding response regulator — protein sequence MKRIRILLVDDEVDFSAPLGKRLARRGMDVHTAASGQDALTELDNRPTDVILLDIKMAGMDGLRTLSEIKRTHPKVAVIMLTAHADTDMVLASMGLGACGYLMKPVNIDELVDKVREASRNDK from the coding sequence ATGAAACGAATCAGGATTCTGCTGGTCGATGACGAGGTCGATTTCAGCGCCCCCCTTGGCAAACGACTGGCGCGGCGTGGCATGGACGTCCACACCGCCGCCAGCGGTCAAGATGCGCTGACCGAACTCGACAACCGTCCAACGGACGTCATCCTGCTTGATATCAAGATGGCAGGCATGGACGGACTCAGAACCCTGAGCGAAATCAAACGGACTCATCCCAAGGTGGCGGTAATCATGCTCACCGCCCATGCAGACACGGATATGGTCCTCGCAAGCATGGGGCTTGGAGCCTGCGGATACCTGATGAAGCCGGTAAATATTGACGAATTGGTTGACAAAGTGCGTGAAGCAAGCAGAAATGATAAGTGA
- a CDS encoding response regulator: MTGTKEIRLLIVDDETGFADVLCKRMERRGVNACTASSGEEAIQILRNHDFDVAIVDLKLEGMDGVEILKVFKLLIPQMPVIMLTGHGCEVARAACIKNGAAGYLSKPFDFNALLDMISQQVGLERAS; this comes from the coding sequence ATGACAGGCACCAAAGAAATCAGATTACTCATCGTGGATGATGAAACCGGTTTTGCAGACGTACTCTGCAAGCGCATGGAGCGGCGTGGCGTTAATGCCTGCACTGCTTCCAGCGGCGAGGAGGCTATCCAGATTCTCCGAAACCATGATTTCGATGTCGCCATAGTGGACCTCAAGCTCGAAGGCATGGACGGAGTCGAAATCCTGAAAGTCTTCAAGCTGCTGATACCGCAAATGCCGGTTATCATGCTGACTGGTCATGGATGTGAAGTGGCTAGAGCGGCCTGTATTAAAAACGGTGCCGCCGGATATCTATCGAAACCATTCGATTTCAACGCGCTGCTGGACATGATTTCCCAGCAGGTTGGCCTGGAGAGAGCGTCATGA
- a CDS encoding response regulator — translation MTDATVLIVDDEVGFVEAVAKRLGKRNMSVFKAFNGDEAMTRLAENPGIQVVILDMKMPIKDGLTVLQEIKEAHSLVEVIMLTGHATVPTAIEGIQHGAYDYLMKPCDFGELTAKILEAVALKQDHEAEAVDARVSDIAQRMA, via the coding sequence ATGACTGATGCCACCGTATTGATAGTGGATGATGAAGTGGGCTTCGTGGAAGCGGTTGCCAAGCGACTCGGTAAGCGAAACATGTCTGTCTTCAAGGCGTTCAACGGCGACGAAGCAATGACTCGGCTTGCAGAAAACCCGGGTATTCAAGTTGTTATTCTGGACATGAAGATGCCCATCAAGGACGGCCTGACTGTTTTGCAGGAAATCAAGGAAGCGCACTCACTGGTCGAAGTCATCATGTTGACTGGCCATGCAACAGTCCCCACGGCCATCGAAGGGATTCAGCACGGGGCGTACGACTATCTGATGAAGCCCTGCGACTTCGGAGAATTGACCGCCAAGATTCTCGAAGCCGTTGCGTTGAAGCAGGACCACGAGGCCGAGGCAGTGGATGCCCGTGTCTCTGACATCGCCCAGCGCATGGCGTAA
- a CDS encoding ATP-binding protein, which produces MRFIDLVEKQGTSRKTLELTMHPEKKVSYDKLSRNIALTIIAVSLAPLILVGGLIFDQFRSIYHEKVYAHLAELVDKHKHEIDSFLKEKLSEIQYLNKVFTYEQLSDPVFIEQTLKGLRQQYGRIFVDLGVIDENGKQVAYAGPLELLGADYSQAQWYKKSRNKTTYISDVFMGLRQSPHFIITINNMDTRQWTLRASIDFLAFSSIVENIRIGETGCAYILNREGVFQTTPLNNQKLALNPIQSTIIPASVRGVTIRKALTEEDDTFITVSSPMKNGEWLMVYQQKYTDAFSAMTRSEMVTLIIFLLGGVAIVVTAVVISRKIVVRLKSMDVESELMSKQIVETGKLAAIGELAAGIAHEINNPVAIMIEEAGWVSDLLEDEKAQIKASTEIDRALHQVRTQGQRCKDITHKLLSFARQTDSRATEISLPELVEEVVDISMQQAKYAKVDFSLDLDTALPSINASTTELQQVLLNLVNNSIQAMEPVGGVLSVTCGTEDGQILISVADTGPGIPAANLSRIFDPFFTTKPVGKGSGLGLSICFGIIHQMGGEIDVESTVGKGTRFNIRLPIPPHHTNQETPKEMLHD; this is translated from the coding sequence GTGAGATTCATTGATCTCGTTGAAAAACAAGGAACTTCTCGAAAGACACTGGAACTGACCATGCACCCTGAAAAAAAAGTTTCGTACGACAAGCTATCCCGCAACATCGCGCTGACCATCATCGCGGTTTCGCTCGCTCCGTTGATTCTTGTAGGTGGCCTGATTTTTGACCAGTTCCGTTCCATATATCATGAAAAAGTTTACGCGCACCTTGCCGAGCTTGTGGACAAGCATAAGCATGAGATCGACAGTTTCCTCAAGGAGAAGCTCTCGGAAATCCAATACCTCAACAAGGTTTTTACTTACGAACAACTCTCTGACCCTGTATTCATCGAACAAACACTGAAGGGCTTACGCCAACAATATGGTCGCATTTTCGTGGACCTTGGCGTCATCGACGAAAACGGGAAGCAGGTGGCCTACGCAGGGCCGCTCGAATTACTCGGAGCAGACTATTCACAAGCACAGTGGTACAAGAAGTCCCGAAACAAGACCACGTACATCAGTGACGTGTTCATGGGACTCCGCCAATCCCCTCACTTTATCATCACCATCAACAACATGGATACAAGGCAATGGACACTTCGTGCCTCCATCGACTTCCTGGCCTTCAGTTCCATCGTGGAAAACATCCGCATAGGTGAAACCGGTTGCGCTTACATACTCAACCGTGAAGGCGTGTTCCAAACGACACCACTCAACAACCAGAAACTTGCACTGAACCCAATCCAGTCTACCATTATCCCTGCGAGCGTTCGAGGGGTCACTATCCGCAAGGCCCTTACCGAGGAGGACGACACGTTTATTACGGTTTCCTCGCCCATGAAAAATGGGGAATGGCTGATGGTGTATCAACAAAAATACACGGACGCCTTTTCTGCCATGACGCGAAGTGAAATGGTCACACTCATCATCTTCCTGTTGGGCGGTGTTGCCATCGTTGTCACCGCAGTGGTCATATCCCGCAAGATCGTAGTCAGACTCAAGTCCATGGATGTGGAATCTGAACTAATGAGCAAGCAGATTGTGGAAACCGGCAAACTGGCAGCTATCGGAGAGCTTGCAGCGGGAATTGCTCATGAAATCAACAACCCCGTGGCTATCATGATCGAGGAAGCGGGCTGGGTCAGCGATCTACTTGAGGATGAAAAGGCCCAGATAAAGGCTTCGACCGAAATTGACCGCGCTCTGCATCAGGTCCGCACTCAGGGCCAGCGGTGTAAGGACATTACTCACAAGCTCCTCAGTTTCGCCCGACAGACGGACTCACGTGCAACAGAAATTTCTCTGCCTGAACTGGTTGAAGAAGTAGTGGATATATCCATGCAACAGGCCAAATATGCCAAGGTGGACTTTTCACTGGACCTCGACACGGCTCTGCCGAGTATCAACGCTTCAACCACTGAATTGCAGCAGGTACTCCTCAATCTCGTAAACAACTCCATTCAGGCCATGGAGCCTGTCGGGGGAGTCCTATCCGTCACGTGCGGGACCGAGGATGGCCAGATTCTCATCTCAGTAGCCGACACCGGCCCCGGTATCCCGGCCGCCAACCTGAGCAGAATATTCGATCCGTTTTTTACCACCAAGCCTGTAGGCAAAGGCAGCGGGCTTGGCCTGTCCATATGTTTCGGAATCATCCACCAGATGGGTGGAGAAATAGATGTTGAAAGTACCGTGGGGAAAGGAACCAGATTTAATATCCGGCTCCCTATTCCTCCTCACCACACCAATCAGGAAACACCAAAGGAGATGCTCCATGACTGA
- a CDS encoding ABC transporter ATP-binding protein — MIDIRNLTIQLPGFAVTDINLHVRRGEFFTLIGPTGSGKTLVLESLAGLAPKGTGNMLVHGRDIANLPPEHRKVSLVYQDHSLFPHLTVLDNVTYGQRYHGIDARTGKREALELLERLGLSRVINRKPDRLSGGEKQRVSIARALACHPRVLLLDEPMSSLDPQFRAELRQTLKELHQDTGLTILMVTHDFVDALTLADRAAVIRNGRIEQAGDVIDIFRQPATPFVAEFVGMANVLPACFHNGQCSFAGHTVLLDKKPDWNEGYVAFRPEDILVSQTNRFPEDWCTLRGSLTRIDRIGFHWTAQIQCDDQIVTAAVDQLTALEHSTNNNAVHLGIAKPHLHFMPPQTISV; from the coding sequence ATGATCGACATCCGCAATCTGACCATCCAATTGCCCGGATTTGCCGTCACCGATATCAATCTCCATGTACGTCGCGGTGAATTCTTCACATTGATAGGCCCCACCGGATCGGGCAAAACCCTTGTGCTGGAAAGTCTGGCTGGACTGGCCCCCAAGGGCACTGGGAACATGCTCGTTCATGGTCGAGACATCGCCAATCTTCCACCGGAACACCGTAAAGTCAGCCTCGTCTATCAAGACCACTCCCTGTTTCCGCATCTGACCGTGTTGGACAACGTTACCTATGGTCAACGGTATCACGGCATCGATGCCCGAACAGGCAAACGAGAAGCACTTGAACTGCTGGAACGCCTCGGTCTTTCCCGCGTAATCAACCGCAAACCCGACAGGCTTTCCGGTGGTGAAAAGCAGCGTGTGTCCATTGCCCGTGCTCTTGCCTGTCACCCGCGTGTGCTCTTGCTTGATGAGCCCATGTCATCACTGGACCCACAGTTCCGGGCCGAGTTACGACAAACTCTCAAAGAATTGCATCAGGACACAGGTCTCACCATTCTCATGGTCACTCATGACTTTGTAGACGCACTGACTTTGGCGGACCGAGCCGCTGTGATCCGTAACGGTCGCATTGAACAGGCTGGAGATGTAATTGATATTTTCCGTCAGCCTGCCACCCCGTTTGTGGCTGAATTCGTGGGCATGGCCAACGTCCTGCCCGCCTGCTTCCACAATGGACAATGTTCGTTTGCCGGACACACCGTCTTGCTGGATAAAAAGCCGGACTGGAACGAAGGATACGTCGCCTTCCGACCTGAAGACATTCTGGTGTCACAGACAAATCGATTCCCGGAAGATTGGTGCACACTCCGGGGTAGCCTCACCCGAATTGACCGCATTGGATTTCATTGGACCGCACAAATACAATGCGACGACCAAATCGTCACCGCTGCCGTCGATCAACTCACAGCTCTGGAACACTCGACAAATAATAATGCGGTACACCTCGGTATCGCCAAGCCACATCTGCACTTCATGCCGCCTCAAACAATTTCAGTCTGA
- a CDS encoding ABC transporter permease, translating into MASTSTAYQGGSVLRGLPSSIFQLWFLGSSVLILLFIAAPLASTIAAPTWERFVETLVDPAVIQSIWLSMSTSGMAALIALIFGTPLAYILARHEFPGKNVVESIIDLPIMIPHPVVGISLLSLTGRDTWFGTFISDLGVEIMGTTTGIVSVLVFVGLPFYVNTVKGGIESIPPRLENVSRSLGAGRGHTFFRVTLPLSWRYMLVGMIMCMARAISEFGAIIIVAYHPMTAPVLMYERFTAYGLGWSQPVAVILILVSMLFFLLLRAFSLPKRSGV; encoded by the coding sequence ATGGCTTCAACCAGCACCGCATATCAGGGAGGCTCCGTTTTACGGGGCCTCCCCAGTTCAATCTTCCAGCTCTGGTTTCTGGGCTCTTCCGTCCTGATCCTGCTGTTTATTGCGGCCCCGCTGGCCTCAACTATCGCTGCCCCCACTTGGGAACGGTTTGTCGAAACACTCGTTGATCCCGCCGTAATTCAGTCGATCTGGCTTTCCATGTCCACTTCGGGCATGGCAGCACTCATTGCTCTCATTTTCGGAACCCCTCTGGCCTACATTCTCGCCAGACACGAATTTCCGGGTAAAAACGTGGTGGAGAGCATCATCGACCTGCCCATCATGATCCCGCACCCTGTAGTCGGTATATCCCTGCTCAGTCTGACAGGTCGCGACACATGGTTTGGCACATTCATCTCGGACCTCGGCGTGGAAATCATGGGGACGACCACAGGCATCGTTTCGGTGTTGGTTTTCGTGGGACTGCCCTTCTATGTCAACACGGTAAAGGGTGGCATTGAATCCATTCCGCCACGGCTTGAAAATGTTTCCCGCTCTCTGGGTGCCGGTCGTGGACACACATTTTTCCGTGTTACCCTCCCGCTGTCATGGCGATACATGCTCGTAGGCATGATCATGTGCATGGCCCGCGCCATCAGCGAGTTTGGCGCCATCATCATCGTGGCCTACCACCCCATGACCGCACCGGTACTCATGTATGAACGTTTCACGGCCTATGGCCTTGGCTGGTCACAACCGGTAGCCGTTATCCTTATTCTGGTGAGCATGTTGTTTTTTCTGCTCCTCCGGGCCTTTTCTCTGCCTAAAAGGAGTGGTGTATGA
- the wtpA gene encoding tungstate ABC transporter substrate-binding protein WtpA has protein sequence MHSLSHHCALALCVCLAVVLCTWTPASAEPTGKLVIFHAGSLSVPFDAMEKAFEAKYPNVDVQRESGGSTKMARLISEVGKPADIMASADYVVINKNLMPKFASWNVRFATNQMVLCYTDNSKFANEINSDNWTDILQKKGVVWGHSDPNLDPCGYRSIMVLQLAEKFYKKPGLADALIANRPEKNVRPKSVELISLLQSGHMDYAWEYLSVAVQHGLKYITIDNHMNLSDYTLTDFYSQARVKVTGKKPGTFIERVGKSITYGITMLDTAKNPEAAEAFLAYMFAPEGGLKILKDMGQPPFEPVRTDEAGMTKLPASLKPLVEVN, from the coding sequence ATGCATTCTCTCTCTCATCATTGTGCCCTGGCCCTGTGTGTCTGTTTGGCAGTTGTCCTCTGTACGTGGACACCTGCTTCAGCCGAGCCTACCGGCAAACTGGTTATCTTTCACGCGGGCAGCCTGTCCGTCCCCTTCGACGCCATGGAAAAAGCCTTTGAGGCCAAATACCCCAATGTCGATGTTCAACGGGAATCCGGCGGCTCCACAAAAATGGCTCGCCTCATCTCCGAAGTCGGCAAACCTGCCGATATCATGGCTTCCGCCGACTACGTGGTCATCAACAAGAACCTGATGCCCAAGTTCGCATCCTGGAACGTACGCTTCGCCACCAACCAGATGGTGCTCTGCTACACAGACAACTCCAAATTCGCCAATGAAATCAACAGCGACAACTGGACTGATATTTTGCAGAAAAAAGGCGTTGTCTGGGGACATTCAGATCCCAACCTCGATCCGTGCGGTTACCGTTCCATCATGGTCCTGCAACTGGCTGAAAAATTCTACAAGAAGCCCGGTCTGGCTGATGCTCTCATCGCCAACCGTCCTGAAAAGAATGTCCGTCCCAAGTCTGTCGAACTCATTTCACTGCTCCAGTCCGGTCATATGGATTACGCATGGGAATACCTTTCTGTCGCTGTCCAGCACGGCCTCAAATACATCACCATCGACAACCACATGAACCTGAGCGACTACACGTTGACTGACTTCTATTCTCAGGCCCGTGTCAAAGTCACCGGCAAAAAGCCCGGCACTTTCATTGAGCGCGTTGGCAAGTCCATCACTTATGGCATCACCATGCTCGATACCGCCAAGAACCCGGAAGCTGCTGAGGCTTTCCTGGCATACATGTTCGCCCCTGAAGGCGGCCTCAAAATCTTAAAAGATATGGGCCAACCGCCTTTCGAGCCTGTTCGCACTGACGAAGCCGGCATGACAAAACTGCCAGCCAGCCTCAAACCTCTCGTGGAAGTCAACTAA
- a CDS encoding TlpA disulfide reductase family protein, which produces MKKMTLIALAWLFLIAVPAQSADTFPDLSMMAKMSQAQMEYLSVTGNEFKVSDIKADFVLIEVYSMYCPICQRDAPKMNTLYQELAKTGQDKRIKVLGIAAGNTPYEVEFYRKKFKVEYPLVEDPDYVQHKAVGEVGTPAFYLLDLREGRLLILFSQIGEIEDVDEFVKIVVETTEK; this is translated from the coding sequence ATGAAAAAAATGACATTGATCGCTCTGGCTTGGTTGTTTCTGATCGCTGTCCCGGCGCAGTCTGCTGACACTTTTCCCGATTTGTCCATGATGGCAAAGATGTCTCAGGCTCAGATGGAATATCTTTCCGTGACAGGCAATGAGTTTAAGGTATCTGATATCAAAGCAGATTTCGTCCTGATTGAAGTCTACAGCATGTATTGCCCTATCTGCCAACGCGACGCTCCCAAAATGAACACCTTGTACCAGGAGTTGGCCAAGACCGGGCAGGATAAGCGTATCAAGGTCCTCGGCATTGCCGCAGGAAATACGCCGTATGAAGTCGAATTTTATCGCAAGAAGTTCAAGGTAGAGTATCCGCTCGTGGAAGACCCTGATTATGTGCAGCATAAAGCGGTCGGCGAAGTGGGGACCCCTGCATTCTATCTGTTGGACCTGCGGGAAGGGCGACTGCTCATTCTTTTCTCACAGATTGGTGAGATTGAGGATGTCGATGAATTTGTGAAGATCGTCGTGGAAACGACAGAGAAGTAG